TGCTCGCAGGCATGTTTTTCGAAACACTCAGACCATATCTCAAGCTGGCTCTCGGACCGCATTTCCATGAAACTTCTCGGGTAGCCGTTTTTCGGGTTAAGATCAGCCACGGAATCCGTTCCCTCCCACCCGCAGTCATGTTCCCTTATCGCAAGCATCACTTCGTCTCTGGGAGTGATAGTCTCGAAATCCTCATTGCCCCAGAAATCCATTATTCTTGAAGAAAGAAAAGCGTGGCTCGGCTGCGTTATGAGCGTCCACCCCTCATCGGATTCCCTTCTTATCATAATCCCTATCCTCAGTCTGCATCGAATATTTTTTCGCCGGGCAGAATGTTTCCCGGATCAAAACGCCGTTTTATGTTCTTCATAAGAAAAAGCGCCTCTCCGAAATCTCCCCATGCTTTTATCCTCTCCCTGAGTTCGCCGCGGACCCCCGAGAACATGATACGGCCCCCAAGCGAATCGGCAAGATTCTCAAGAGAATGCGCCGCTCTGACCGCCTCTTCACCCCCGCCGCTTACCGAAACAAGCGCAACCCCTCTGGCGGGTCTCGAAAGGCAGCGCACTGTGACCCCCGAGAGTGCCGGATTGCTCTCAATATCGGAGAGAATCTCGATTGAGGCAGTTACGGGGAGGGCGAGCTTCGAGGAAAAACTTGCCCCGGATGGAAACGGAAATTCCCTTGCCGAATCCCATAACTCCCGTGAATCCTGATCGTCCATCTCGATGAAGGAGGCAGAGTCACCAGAGGTTATCTCCCTCACCTGTTTTATCTGCTCGATCACCGCCTCTTCGAAGCTGTCGAATCTAAGCAGGACACTTCTTTTGGCCCCCGGTGCCGCCGCAAATTCCAAAGAGAGTCTCTCGTCAAGTATTTCAAAGCATGTGGGAACAACATCCGCAGCAAGTATCGCTCTGGCTGCCCGGGAACAGGGAACATGGCTGTCAAAACCCAGAACCAGGGTTCTTGAGAAGGGCTGGTGGGGATATAACCTGAAAGTCGCTTCCACCAATACACACAGGGTGCCAAGCGAACCTGCCATAAGCTTAGGAATATCATAACCCGCCACGTTTTTAACTACTTTCCCTCCCAAATTTATGATCTCGCCGTCAGCCCTCACGGCCCTGACTCCCAGGATAAGCTCTCTGCACGTGCCGTATCTGGTGCTCATTGGACCGCAAAGATTCGTCGACAAAAGCCCTCCCACAGTGGCTCCGGAGTTAAGACCGGGCGGGTCCACGGGAAAAAGCTGGTTTTCGCTCCCAACGGCATTCTGAAACTCCCTCACCTCCATCCCGCATTCGACCGTGGAAACCATGTCAGAGGGCTCGTG
The Candidatus Dadabacteria bacterium DNA segment above includes these coding regions:
- a CDS encoding FAD-binding oxidoreductase, whose translation is MSHVTELSKMVSASRVPIYGDTGSDVPEFGFSPEVILYPENIEEISRVLGFASQKGIRVFPFAGGTKLFLGNPVGAVGAALSLKRLGRVLFHEPSDMVSTVECGMEVREFQNAVGSENQLFPVDPPGLNSGATVGGLLSTNLCGPMSTRYGTCRELILGVRAVRADGEIINLGGKVVKNVAGYDIPKLMAGSLGTLCVLVEATFRLYPHQPFSRTLVLGFDSHVPCSRAARAILAADVVPTCFEILDERLSLEFAAAPGAKRSVLLRFDSFEEAVIEQIKQVREITSGDSASFIEMDDQDSRELWDSAREFPFPSGASFSSKLALPVTASIEILSDIESNPALSGVTVRCLSRPARGVALVSVSGGGEEAVRAAHSLENLADSLGGRIMFSGVRGELRERIKAWGDFGEALFLMKNIKRRFDPGNILPGEKIFDAD